Sequence from the Janthinobacterium lividum genome:
CGCGCATGCGGCATTGCTGGCCTTGCAGCAGGGGCAGACCTTTGGCGCCGCGCTCGATGCGGCGTTCGAGCTGGATCCGGCATTTGACCTGGCCGCATACTTGCGCCAGTGGCTGGCGCATGCGGTATTGACGACCTGACGGTTTAGTACGCCTATCAAAACCTACTACGCGTCGTAATTTGCGGTCTGCGATGCTCACTGTACCTTCGTACAGTTGCGCTTCTCAACCACAACTTCCTTCCGCTCGCTACGGTTTTGTCAGGCGTTGTTATTCGAAGGCCCGCAGCACACGCGCTTCGCCTGTCTGATCGCGGTACAGGGTATTCGCGGCCAGGGTGGCGTCCATCATGCGCGTCACTTGCTCTTCTTCAAAGCGGGCCAGCTCGGCCGTGGCCGCGACGAGGGCCAGTTCCAGCCTGGCGCGCGCGCCCTGGTACAGGCTGCTGGTGTATTTGTCTGTGTTACGCAGCAATTCTTCCGCGTTTTCTATTACCTGGCGCAAGTCGCCGATCAGGCGTTCCTGGCTGCGCGTACCTTGTTCGGGATGGTCCATGGCGCTTCCCTTCTGCAATCGATATTTATCTGGCAATAACGACATGTTGCAGCTTGATCCAGGCAGCCGGCTGGCAGCGGTGATGGCTGGAAGCATGGGGCTGCTTTCGCGCCCCATGCCGGCATCAAGCGGGGCCGACGACCGTGATCCGGATATCGCCCACGCTGACGACCTGGCCGGCGCGGATCTTGGCGGTCTTGCGCAATTCCTTCTTGCCATCGACCTTCACCACGCCGCTATCGACCATGACCTTGCCTGCGCCACCGCTGTCGCACAGGCCGACCAGCTTCAACAGCTGGTTCAGCTCGACGAACTCGGATGTTAAATCAAAGCTTACTTTTTGCATTGTATCCCTTATTGCAATGATGTGTTTTAAACACTTGATGACGACCTCAACTAATCCCTAGTTTACCTGAAGCCGCCAGCAATGCAGGGTGCAGCCTCAGCTTTTGTTGGGACGCGTCATCTCCAGGGGCACGATCCAGGCACTGAATTGCTCTTCCGTCACAAAGCCCAGGGCCAGCGCCGCTTCCTTCAGGGTCGTGCCTTCATGCTGGGCCTGCTTGGCGATTTGCGCCGCCTTGTC
This genomic interval carries:
- a CDS encoding RNA-binding S4 domain-containing protein, which translates into the protein MQKVSFDLTSEFVELNQLLKLVGLCDSGGAGKVMVDSGVVKVDGKKELRKTAKIRAGQVVSVGDIRITVVGPA